ACCATATGTTAATTCTATTATTTCGGGACTCTTTTTATATATAACATTATAATAAATCGGATTAACTATATTAATTCCATTGTTTGGAGGAGAAAACATCGTTATCGTTCTAACATTAGTTATTTCTGGATGTTTTTCTAAAGCATATCTTACAATTAAACCTCCTATACCTTGAGTTATTATATCAAACTGCTTATTTTTTTTAGCTTTTAATTCCAAAGCAAATCTCTCTGCTTCAAACTCCAAGTAACTATTTGAACCTGTTCTTATATAATAACCAAAAAAGGCATCCATATACTTTTTTGGTTTAGTTTCTAATAAAGGATATTTATAATTCCATATTGTCCTATTAGGAAAATATAAACTCCAAATATTTTCGCCATATATATTGTTTATTGTCTGAGTATTTGGTATAAATCCTAAAAAATTATTATCGATTCCTGGAACTAATATAATATCCGGTTCTAATGATGATGGTTTTTCAATTAATGTTTTTAAACCAAAATCTACTTCTTTTGGGTTAGGATCTACATATAGTCCGAATTTCGAAAAATGAAAAGTATTTGCTTGTACTACATATGTTCCCAAAGATTCATCTTTATATATTTCACATCCAGCCAATTTTTTTACTACTGGTGGGTTATCATCAGAAGCATAAACTATTGAAAAATTATTAAAAGAATCACCATAATATAATTCCATTGGTAATTTATATTTTATTTTAATAGGTTTCAAGGAAGACTCATCTTTTTTATCATCAGGAATTATTTCATATATGGGACCATATAAATTTCCCAAAGTTTTTAAATTTTGATATTCAGCTGAGTTTTCTTTTAATGATTTAATAGTAAAAGTCTTTTTATATTGAAATGCATCTGGAGGTACATATATAAATAAATTTGAAATAGATGCGCTTTCTGCTTGACTTTCAACATTTAATTTTTTTGTAGAAAATGTCGGAACTATAATTATTAAAAGTATTATTAATAATATTATTGCTAATACTGATGAAATAAATATTATTTTCTTCTTTCTATTAAAGTTTTTAAAATCTTTCAAAAATTCTATAATTTTTTTTATAGAAAAATTTTTTAAAGGTATTTTCTTAAAAATACCTAAAATACCGCTTATATTAAATTTAGATTTTTTTTCATTTTTATTACTCTCTTCTGATATATTTTTTCCTTTTTTTGCCATATCTACTTCCTTTCAATTAATGATTTAATATTAATTAATTCATCAACTAAAAAATTCATTTTCAGTTTTGAAAGTGATAAAATCGATTCATCAAATAATGAATCTGCATATTTTTTTGCTTTATCTTGATTCATTATTTTTAATAAAGTGTATTTATTTTCATCATTACTTAAATCCTTTCCAACTTCATCAAATGTACCGTGTAAATCTTTTAAATCATCATAAATTTGAAATGCTAGACCAAAACTTTTACCAGTATTTTTAAGAATTTCAAAATCATTTTGATTATCCTTTAATAACGAGGCAAAAGCAAAAGAAAACTCAAATAAAGCAGATGTTTTCTTTTCATACATATCCAATATTTGTTTATCTGATGGAACAATTAATTTTTTTTCAAAAGCAACATCTAAAGTTTCTCCTTCAATTAATTTAATTACAGTTTCAGAAAAGAATCCATATAGTTTTGATAATTTATTATCATAAAAAATTTTATATGGTAAAATAAAACCCAAATCACCTGTTAAAATTGCTCTCCATTCTCCAAATTCTTTATGACTTGTCCTATTTCCTCGCCTATAATCGCTATTATCTATTGCTGGCAAATCATCATGTATTAAAGATGCTGTATGTAAAATCTCTATTGCAAAACCTATTTTAAATAATTTTTCTTCTTCTACATTATAATATCGTCCGATATTATAAATTATCCAGGGACGTAATCTTTTTCCTCCTGAAAAATATGAATATCTAATTGTCTCATTTAAAATGTTTATTAATTCTAAAGAATTAAATAATTCTTTAGATGCATTGTCAAAAACTTTTTTAAATTCATTTATCTTCATCATATTTTTTCCCCTCATCAAAAAAATGCTTTTTTATTGTATCTATATCAAAATTTTCTAAAAACTTTTTAAATTCATTTCTTTTATCTTCTTCGGTATTTTCTTCCTCATTTTCAATAGGAATAAAAGACAAATCAATTCCATTATCAATAATCAATTTATCTTTAATATAAATAGGTATTCTTTTTTTCACTGCTAGTACAAGTGCATCCGATGGTCTTGAATCAAGATTTATTTCTATTCCATCTTTTTCTAAAATAATATTTGAATAATATATATTATCTTCCATGTTATGTATTTCTACTCTATTTATATCATATCCTTCATTTTCTAATATAGAAATTATCAAATCATGAGTTAAAGGACGTGGAGTCTTTTGCTCATTTATTGCTAACGCTAAAAAGGTAGCTTCACAAGCTCCTATCCATATTGGAATACCTAAATGTGTATTTTCTATTCTCAAAAAAACTACTGGAGAATTAGAAATTTTATCTAATCCCATTGTAATAATATCAACCTTTTTAAACATAATATCACTTCCTTAATTTACTTCAGAAGATAATAAATTAAAAATGTGATTTCTTAAGTCCTCTTCACTTTCAAAATCCTTAGGAACTAAAGGTTTAAAAATTTTTATATTAACATTATGTGGATTAAGCAAATGTTCTCCTTTTTTTATTATGTAATATGTTCCATCAATTGCAACAGGAAGTATTTTTATATTATATCTATACGGAATCATTAAAGATCCTTTTTTAAATGGCTTTACTTTTCCATCTAAAGTTCTAGTACCTTCTGGAAAAATAGTCAATTTTCTTCCTTCTTCTAATTTTCTTTTTATATCACGAAGAGCAGCCGCCGCTTTGGAAGGATTTTTTCTATCAATAAATACAGAACCTAACGCTTTTATAAAACTTGCAATTATAGGGGCTTTTTCTAATTCCTTTTTTGCTATAAATCCTGTAGGATATATATAACCTATTATTAACGGAATATCTAATAAACTTTGATGATTTGCAACAATCATATATTGTTCATTTTCAATTTCATTTATATCTATTTCACTTTCAACATTTACTTTTATCCCTAATAATTTAAACGCATTTTTCCCAAATTTATATACAACTTTTCTCAAATAAGAATCCGCCTTTTTTTCACCTGATATTTTGCTTATAATTTTTGAAATTAATAAAACAATAGAACCATATATAACTACATATCCAAAAAAACCAATATAAAACCATATAGTTAATAAAAATCGTTTTATTAAATTAATCAAGATTCAACACCTCTTTTTCTAAAAAAGAGTAATTTTCAATAACTTCACCATTTTTTATTATATATACCAAACTATTTTTTATAGCTTCATACTCCAAATTTGATAAATTTTCTATTTTTTCTTCATATTTTCTCATTTTATCAGGGAATGATTTAGTAGCTGGTGTTTTAGGTAAAAATGCAACACAACTATCTTTATATGGCCATATTGATATATCATATGTACCAATTTCCTGTGACCTTTTTACTATTTCTAACTTTTCATATCCAACTAAAGGTCTTAATATTAACATATCTGTTGCATCTGATATTGTTATCATATTTTCTAATGTTTGTGATGCAACTTGGCCTAGATTTTCTCCCGTAATTAACGCTGAACTATTTGAATGCTTCGCAATTTTAGAAGCTATTCTTAACATGGATCTTCTCTGTAAAATTAACGAATAGCTTTCTACATTTAATTTTTTTATAGCCATTTGAACATTAGTAAAAGGAACAATATAATGGTAAAATTTAAATGGATAATATTCACTTAACTTTTTACTTAACTCAATTAATTTCATAATTGTTTTCTCATTATTACTTGGAGGGCTATAAAAAGATATGGCATTCATTTTCATTCCTCTTTTCATCATAAGCCATGCTGCTACAGGGCTATCTATACCTCCAGAAAGCATAATACTAGCCTTACCACCAGCACCGACGGGATATCCCGCATAACATTCTATATTTTCAAAGTATACAAAAGAAAGTTCCTGTCTTATTTCAACTTTAATTAAATAATCAGGATTATGCACATCTACTTTTAAATTCGGAAATTCATTAAGAACATCTTCGCCAAGATTTTTATTTAAATCAAAACTTCTAATTGGAAATGTTTTATCTGTTCTTCTAGCATCAATTTTAAAAGTACCTGTTGCAATATTTTTTTCTTTTAATAAGAAAAATATTTTATTTTTTATGTCTTCATAATTTTTTTCCACTTTTAAAGCCGGAGATATAGATTTTATACCAAATACCCTTTTTAAATTATTTAACATAGTACTGTCTATTTTTTTATTTTCTTTAGGAGTAATTATTATTCTTCCATATATTTTTTTTGCACTAACATTATGGTCTAATTGTAACACTATATTATTCATTAATTTATTTTCAAATATTCTTCTATTTTTTCCCTTAGTTCCTATTTCACTATATTTAATAACCACAAAATCGTACATAAAATACCTCCTTAAATTTTTAATTTATCAAAACCTTCACCAAATACTCCAGCAACTGATCCCATTGAAATAAAAGCATTTTTATCATGTTTTTTTATTATTTTCAAAACAATAGGTAATTCTCTTCTTCTTACGATAGTCAATATAATATTTCTGTTTTCTTTTGTATACCAACCTGTTCCTTGAATTAATGTTACTCCTCTACCTAATGTTTTAGTGATTTCATCTGCAATATTTCCGTATTTATCTGAAAATATAAATAATTGTACAGATGATTTCCCACCTTCTAAAACTAAATCAACAGCATAACTTGATATTGCCATTGTAACATAACCATATATTATAGTCTCAAAAGATCTAAAAATAAAATATGAACTACCTATTATTATTATATCAAATAAAAACATGGTTCTTCCAGGACTAACATTTCTAAACTTATTTATAATCATTACTATTATTTCTGTTCCACCAGTACTTCCTCCAGCAAGAAAAACAATTCCTATACCTGTACCCAATAATATACCTCCAATTACAGATGACAAAAATTGATCATATAATATAGGAGAATTAAAAAAATTTTGCAAATAGGTTATAAAAAACGATGAACTCGCTATACCAAATATAGTTTTAAACCCAAAAGATTTTCCAATTATTTTCATAGCAATATATAATAATATTACATTCATAATTAAATAACTTATACCAACCGGAATACCTGTTACATAATAAATCATTGTACCTACACCACTTAATCCTCCACCTACTATTTTCCATGGAATTAAAAATAAAGTCCAACCTATTGCATTAATAAAAGTCCCTAAAGTTATTAGAAATATATCTTTAAATAATTCTTTTTTCATGTTTATCCCTTCCTTATTAAAGTCTTTTGCAATTAATTATATCAAAATAATTTTAATTTAAAGGTATTATTGTTAAAATTTGTATTTTTTTATAGTATAATTATTATATAAAAAATATATTGGAGTGATAATATGCTTAACGAATTATTAAAAAAATTCTCAATAGAAAATCCTTCAAATTTATTAAAAGTAGTTTTAAATGATACCGCAAAAAATTTATCCAAAAAATTCAATAGAAATATATACATATTCATACATGAGCCTACAAGAGAATTATTAAAACTTTTGGGGGCATCTGTTGAATGCAATGCTATAAATAAATTAAAAATATATTTTTCTGATAATAAAAAATTATATGAAAATCTTATAAACAACAAAGTTAGTGAAATTACATTAGAGAATTTAGAAGAATTAAATTGCTTAAACTTAAATAAATTATTTTTAATTCCTATTATTTCTAATAATTCATTAATTGGTGCTTTTGGTGTTTCGGATAACTTTAATGAAAATGAATTAAATTATTTTTTAGAAGAAACTGAAAGTTATGGAATATTACTAAAACTTACTATGGAATTTTTAGTACTGGAAGAAACTAGAGATAGACTTGAATACATAGATGAAAT
The window above is part of the Marinitoga sp. 38H-ov genome. Proteins encoded here:
- a CDS encoding polyprenyl synthetase family protein; its protein translation is MMKINEFKKVFDNASKELFNSLELINILNETIRYSYFSGGKRLRPWIIYNIGRYYNVEEEKLFKIGFAIEILHTASLIHDDLPAIDNSDYRRGNRTSHKEFGEWRAILTGDLGFILPYKIFYDNKLSKLYGFFSETVIKLIEGETLDVAFEKKLIVPSDKQILDMYEKKTSALFEFSFAFASLLKDNQNDFEILKNTGKSFGLAFQIYDDLKDLHGTFDEVGKDLSNDENKYTLLKIMNQDKAKKYADSLFDESILSLSKLKMNFLVDELINIKSLIERK
- a CDS encoding YitT family protein produces the protein MKKELFKDIFLITLGTFINAIGWTLFLIPWKIVGGGLSGVGTMIYYVTGIPVGISYLIMNVILLYIAMKIIGKSFGFKTIFGIASSSFFITYLQNFFNSPILYDQFLSSVIGGILLGTGIGIVFLAGGSTGGTEIIVMIINKFRNVSPGRTMFLFDIIIIGSSYFIFRSFETIIYGYVTMAISSYAVDLVLEGGKSSVQLFIFSDKYGNIADEITKTLGRGVTLIQGTGWYTKENRNIILTIVRRRELPIVLKIIKKHDKNAFISMGSVAGVFGEGFDKLKI
- the thiI gene encoding tRNA uracil 4-sulfurtransferase ThiI, translated to MYDFVVIKYSEIGTKGKNRRIFENKLMNNIVLQLDHNVSAKKIYGRIIITPKENKKIDSTMLNNLKRVFGIKSISPALKVEKNYEDIKNKIFFLLKEKNIATGTFKIDARRTDKTFPIRSFDLNKNLGEDVLNEFPNLKVDVHNPDYLIKVEIRQELSFVYFENIECYAGYPVGAGGKASIMLSGGIDSPVAAWLMMKRGMKMNAISFYSPPSNNEKTIMKLIELSKKLSEYYPFKFYHYIVPFTNVQMAIKKLNVESYSLILQRRSMLRIASKIAKHSNSSALITGENLGQVASQTLENMITISDATDMLILRPLVGYEKLEIVKRSQEIGTYDISIWPYKDSCVAFLPKTPATKSFPDKMRKYEEKIENLSNLEYEAIKNSLVYIIKNGEVIENYSFLEKEVLNLD
- a CDS encoding lysophospholipid acyltransferase family protein — encoded protein: MINLIKRFLLTIWFYIGFFGYVVIYGSIVLLISKIISKISGEKKADSYLRKVVYKFGKNAFKLLGIKVNVESEIDINEIENEQYMIVANHQSLLDIPLIIGYIYPTGFIAKKELEKAPIIASFIKALGSVFIDRKNPSKAAAALRDIKRKLEEGRKLTIFPEGTRTLDGKVKPFKKGSLMIPYRYNIKILPVAIDGTYYIIKKGEHLLNPHNVNIKIFKPLVPKDFESEEDLRNHIFNLLSSEVN
- a CDS encoding bifunctional nuclease family protein; its protein translation is MFKKVDIITMGLDKISNSPVVFLRIENTHLGIPIWIGACEATFLALAINEQKTPRPLTHDLIISILENEGYDINRVEIHNMEDNIYYSNIILEKDGIEINLDSRPSDALVLAVKKRIPIYIKDKLIIDNGIDLSFIPIENEEENTEEDKRNEFKKFLENFDIDTIKKHFFDEGKKYDEDK